A segment of the Streptomyces sp. XD-27 genome:
AGGTGGGTGCGCATGACGTCGTACTTCTCCTTGGCGAGACGGGGGCTTGGTGATGCGGGGCTCGGCGATACGGGCTCGGCGATACGGGGACCTATCGGTACGAGGCTTTGGTGCGGATGCGGGAGACGGCGAGCAGGACCAGCAGGGTCGTCGCCATCAGCACGACCGCGACGGCGGAGCCGGTGAACAGCGAGCCGCGGTCGGTGGCCGCGAAGATCTGGACGGGCAGCGGTACCCAGTCCGGGGGGTAGAGCATCATCGTGGCGCTCAGCTCGCCCATGGACAGGGCGAAGCACAGTCCGGTGGCGGCGCTCAGCGAGGGCAGCAGCAGCGGCAGCCTGACCCGCCACAGGACGTAGCCGGGCCGGGCGCCCAGGCTCGCCGCGGCCTGCTCGTAGACCGGGTCGAGACGGGCGACGGCGGCCGACACGGACTGGTAGGCGAAGGCGGTCACGAGCACGGCGTGCGCGAGGATCACGATCCAGCGGGTGCCGTT
Coding sequences within it:
- a CDS encoding ABC transporter permease encodes the protein MLVHSRKGRWAAWTVFFLLFLPLFAMPLLVVVAASFATNWSGAFPSGPTTRHYDAALRGDSLQALTTSLVTALTASVLALAAGTWAALSAAALRTRGRRFHRILDALFMLPVAVPSVVVGLAVLVAFSKPPMLLNGTRWIVILAHAVLVTAFAYQSVSAAVARLDPVYEQAAASLGARPGYVLWRVRLPLLLPSLSAATGLCFALSMGELSATMMLYPPDWVPLPVQIFAATDRGSLFTGSAVAVVLMATTLLVLLAVSRIRTKASYR